The following are encoded in a window of Salinigranum halophilum genomic DNA:
- a CDS encoding IclR family transcriptional regulator: MTEDADTRTDSPSTGGVKAVETSLTIVEALREMGGGRVTDVVDRTGLSKGAVYKHLTTLTAHDLVVKEGNDYHLGFRFLDYGGWLRSRYVGSELIKPQMRELADETGEVAHFAIREKGRVITLFRENGTQGVFTRTRLGRRLHLHQTAGGKTLLAHLPPSEAESIVASEGLPSATENTITDEAELFAELETVRERGFAVNREESTSGVVAVAVPLAPDDTVVGACSVAGPRHRMSDDRIEGELVDLLSSVVTELELNITHSHGPVGKFCPRE; encoded by the coding sequence ATGACCGAAGACGCCGACACCCGGACGGACTCCCCGTCGACTGGGGGAGTCAAAGCAGTCGAGACGTCGCTCACGATCGTCGAGGCCCTCCGGGAGATGGGTGGGGGTCGCGTGACGGACGTCGTCGACCGGACGGGGCTCTCGAAGGGAGCGGTGTACAAACACCTCACGACGCTCACGGCGCACGACCTCGTTGTGAAAGAGGGGAACGACTACCACCTCGGCTTCCGCTTTCTGGACTACGGCGGGTGGCTCCGGTCGCGGTACGTCGGGTCGGAGCTGATCAAACCACAGATGCGAGAGCTGGCCGACGAGACCGGCGAGGTCGCACACTTCGCGATTCGAGAGAAGGGTCGGGTCATCACGCTGTTCCGCGAGAACGGGACGCAGGGCGTCTTCACGCGGACCCGGCTGGGTCGGCGGCTCCACCTCCATCAGACCGCGGGAGGGAAGACGCTCCTCGCACACCTCCCTCCCTCGGAGGCCGAATCGATCGTCGCGTCCGAGGGGCTCCCGAGCGCGACGGAGAACACCATCACCGACGAGGCGGAGCTGTTCGCGGAGCTGGAAACCGTTCGTGAACGCGGCTTCGCCGTCAACAGAGAAGAGAGCACCAGCGGCGTCGTCGCCGTCGCCGTCCCGCTCGCCCCGGACGACACAGTCGTCGGCGCGTGTTCGGTTGCCGGTCCGCGACACCGGATGAGTGACGACCGCATCGAGGGCGAACTCGTCGACCTGTTATCGAGCGTCGTCACCGAACTCGAACTGAACATCACTCACTCGCACGGTCCGGTCGGGAAGTTCTGCCCGCGCGAGTAG
- a CDS encoding TatD family hydrolase, translated as MSSNYPTRRPTDEAYLDDASFDPPTSLLTLPWVDCHNHAHTLSFADRERYAVAGCRSMVMVASGYHWTPYKPVRCEDIRYLWDDVINRKRAIERQHFFETNLALGIHTGVRIEDPDDLLAAMAEYCRLDDVVALGETGVTPAQHAEAWALDEQRAVVQAQMELAADHDLPVILHTPNDIDDGPRYRDGVGLPGFESNVSLAREPVLTGENPALEAVKIDVAAAAAAGLPEERVVASHADPNNVDYLLGETDCHVSFTVGYPWLTGVDATDVADAIREYGPDRVMMDTDCANILRTDVFSVKKAIFELYRLGIDVDAIRKVVLENPMRVFGLDD; from the coding sequence ATGTCCTCGAACTACCCCACCCGTCGCCCGACAGACGAGGCGTATCTCGACGACGCGTCGTTCGACCCGCCCACGTCGCTGCTCACGCTCCCGTGGGTCGACTGTCACAACCACGCGCACACCCTCTCGTTCGCCGACCGCGAACGATACGCCGTCGCCGGTTGTCGGTCGATGGTGATGGTCGCCTCGGGCTATCACTGGACGCCGTACAAGCCGGTCCGGTGCGAGGATATCCGCTACCTGTGGGACGACGTCATCAACCGCAAGCGCGCTATCGAGCGCCAGCACTTCTTCGAGACCAACCTGGCGCTCGGTATCCACACGGGCGTCCGAATCGAAGACCCCGACGACCTGTTGGCGGCGATGGCCGAGTACTGCCGACTGGACGACGTCGTCGCCCTCGGCGAGACGGGCGTCACCCCTGCACAGCACGCGGAGGCGTGGGCGCTCGACGAACAGCGGGCGGTCGTCCAGGCGCAGATGGAACTCGCCGCCGACCACGACCTTCCCGTCATCCTCCACACCCCGAACGACATCGACGACGGTCCGCGCTACCGCGACGGCGTCGGCCTCCCCGGCTTCGAGAGCAACGTCTCGCTCGCACGGGAGCCGGTCCTCACGGGAGAGAACCCCGCGCTGGAGGCGGTGAAGATCGACGTCGCCGCGGCCGCCGCCGCCGGGCTTCCCGAGGAGCGGGTCGTCGCCTCTCACGCCGACCCGAACAACGTCGACTACCTGCTCGGTGAGACCGACTGCCACGTCAGCTTCACTGTGGGGTACCCGTGGCTGACGGGCGTCGACGCCACCGACGTCGCGGACGCGATTCGCGAGTACGGCCCCGACCGGGTGATGATGGACACCGACTGTGCGAACATCCTCCGGACGGACGTCTTCTCGGTCAAGAAGGCCATCTTCGAGCTCTACCGGCTCGGTATCGACGTGGACGCGATCCGAAAAGTGGTGCTGGAGAACCCGATGCGGGTCTTCGGGCTCGACGACTGA
- a CDS encoding VOC family protein, with protein sequence MPDVNGIHHVTAFCDDPQENYDFFTNVLGLRFVKRTVRFDVPEKIYHLYYGDEMGTPGTVITYFPMTNMPMEEGMVGKGMMSAVGLTIPAGSVGYWTDRFEDHDVEYTVEERFGETVVGFTDPDGLPYELVTGESDIEPWDGGDVPAEHGIRGMYNVTLHSSDPAGTMDVLETLGWDRIGEATHPQAGDRIRYEAPEGGPCARKVDVLIRPNAPTGVMGIGTYLHVAFQVENDWEQDRVSDILRENGYITTSTKDRDYFHSRYITEPGGAVFEFATMGPGFTLDQEPAEFGEELKVPDWLDVDVERIEEMLPPLKTN encoded by the coding sequence ATGCCAGACGTAAACGGTATCCACCACGTGACGGCGTTCTGTGACGATCCGCAGGAGAACTACGACTTCTTCACGAACGTGCTCGGACTGCGCTTCGTCAAGCGAACCGTCCGCTTCGACGTGCCGGAGAAGATCTATCACCTCTACTACGGCGACGAGATGGGCACCCCCGGAACCGTCATCACCTACTTCCCGATGACGAACATGCCGATGGAGGAGGGGATGGTCGGCAAGGGGATGATGAGCGCCGTCGGACTGACGATTCCCGCGGGGTCCGTCGGCTACTGGACGGACCGGTTCGAGGACCACGACGTTGAGTACACCGTCGAAGAGCGATTCGGCGAGACGGTCGTCGGCTTCACCGACCCCGACGGGCTCCCGTACGAACTCGTCACGGGTGAGTCCGACATCGAGCCGTGGGACGGTGGCGACGTGCCCGCCGAACACGGGATCAGAGGGATGTACAACGTGACGCTCCACTCGTCGGACCCCGCGGGGACGATGGACGTCCTCGAGACGCTCGGCTGGGACCGCATCGGCGAGGCGACGCATCCACAGGCCGGCGACCGCATTCGGTACGAGGCACCGGAAGGTGGCCCGTGCGCGCGGAAGGTCGACGTCCTCATCCGCCCGAACGCGCCGACCGGCGTCATGGGCATCGGGACGTACCTCCACGTCGCGTTCCAGGTCGAGAACGACTGGGAGCAAGACCGCGTGAGCGACATCCTCCGGGAGAACGGTTACATCACCACCTCGACGAAGGACCGCGACTACTTCCACTCGCGGTACATCACCGAGCCCGGCGGAGCCGTCTTCGAGTTCGCGACGATGGGGCCCGGCTTCACCCTGGACCAAGAGCCCGCGGAGTTCGGCGAGGAGTTGAAGGTTCCCGACTGGCTCGACGTCGACGTCGAACGCATCGAGGAGATGCTCCCGCCGCTAAAGACGAACTGA